A region of Polyangiaceae bacterium DNA encodes the following proteins:
- a CDS encoding phospho-N-acetylmuramoyl-pentapeptide-transferase yields the protein MIYELLYPLSSKYGWASALNVLRYTPFRAIMATITAMALCFVLAPWFIRTLQTKQIGQVIRDEGPESHKLKAGTPTMGGALILLAVLVPTALWADVKNVFVLATTAVTAGYGAIGYLDDRLKLEGKSSKGLPGRYKLLGQFLIGGGAVGYLFLGSGKLSPEWLAIRARVSIPFLAFEKHPIELPLWAYFVFALLVVVGTSNAVNLTDGLDGLAIGPVMINAGTYVVWAYIAGAVLFGRPLAGYLNIAGIPEMSELAVFGSAVIGAGIGFLWYNTYPAQVFMGDVGSLSLGGGLGMLAVLTKNELLSVLLGGIFVVEAVSVITQVVSFKLFKKRIFLMAPIHHHFEKKGWPEPRIIVRFWIISILLALVSLSSLKLR from the coding sequence ACGGCTGGGCCAGCGCGCTCAACGTGCTCCGCTACACGCCCTTCCGCGCCATCATGGCGACCATCACCGCCATGGCGCTGTGCTTCGTGCTGGCGCCCTGGTTCATCCGCACGCTCCAGACCAAGCAGATCGGCCAGGTCATCCGCGACGAAGGGCCGGAGTCGCACAAGCTCAAGGCCGGCACCCCCACCATGGGCGGCGCGCTGATCCTGCTCGCGGTGCTGGTTCCGACGGCGCTGTGGGCGGACGTGAAGAACGTGTTCGTGCTGGCGACCACGGCCGTCACCGCCGGCTACGGCGCCATCGGCTACCTGGACGACCGCCTCAAGCTCGAGGGCAAGAGCTCGAAGGGGCTTCCCGGACGCTACAAGCTGCTCGGTCAGTTCCTGATCGGCGGCGGCGCGGTCGGCTACCTGTTCCTCGGCAGCGGCAAGCTCTCGCCGGAGTGGCTGGCGATCCGCGCGCGCGTGTCGATCCCCTTCCTGGCCTTCGAGAAGCACCCCATCGAGCTGCCGCTGTGGGCGTACTTCGTGTTCGCGCTGCTGGTCGTGGTGGGTACCAGCAACGCGGTGAACCTCACGGACGGGCTCGACGGGCTCGCCATCGGCCCGGTGATGATCAACGCCGGCACCTACGTCGTCTGGGCGTACATCGCCGGCGCCGTGCTGTTCGGTCGCCCGCTGGCCGGCTACTTGAACATCGCCGGCATCCCGGAGATGAGCGAGCTCGCCGTGTTCGGCTCCGCGGTCATCGGCGCGGGCATAGGCTTCCTCTGGTACAACACCTACCCCGCGCAAGTCTTCATGGGGGACGTGGGCTCGCTGTCGCTCGGCGGCGGGCTCGGCATGCTGGCGGTGCTCACCAAGAACGAGCTCTTGAGCGTCCTGCTCGGCGGCATCTTCGTGGTCGAGGCGGTCAGCGTCATCACGCAGGTGGTGAGCTTCAAGCTGTTCAAGAAGCGCATCTTCTTGATGGCGCCCATCCACCATCACTTCGAGAAGAAGGGTTGGCCGGAGCCGCGCATCATCGTGCGCTTCTGGATCATCTCCATCCTGCTGGCGCTGGTGAGCCTGAGCTCGCTGAAGTTGAGGTGA
- the murD gene encoding UDP-N-acetylmuramoyl-L-alanine--D-glutamate ligase, translating into MIVVGLGKSGLSAARLCQRRGARVLGTDVQPAEKLPKELGGAGLELVLGGHAGVDFSAADLIVVSPGVPPLPELARAERAGVPVIGEMELAARLIGAPIVAIGGTNGKSTTTTLVARMLEATGKRIFAGANLGAPACDAVEGGFDVVVFEVSSFQLERAPKFSPKVSVLLNISEDHLDRYSSYQEYANAKGNAFANQGEEDSAVVPAGDAACLAQARRGRGKLSTFGAGGDYEVRGRQVIERASGESFSLVGVDLHGRHNLDNAAAAIAAVRALGVAPEAIAAGLGAFHPLHHRMALVRALGGVHFYDDSKGTNVGAAVTALAGLEEPKAVLIAGGRDKLGSYGPLVDALEKKGRAVVVIGEAASRIADAVGARVPVARAASMAEAVRVARSLAEPGDAVLLSPACSSYDMFVDYVDRGNQFAAAVSALEEA; encoded by the coding sequence GTGATCGTGGTGGGGCTCGGCAAGAGCGGCCTCTCGGCCGCGCGCCTGTGCCAGCGCCGCGGTGCGCGTGTGCTCGGCACCGACGTCCAGCCGGCGGAGAAGCTGCCCAAGGAGCTCGGCGGCGCCGGGCTCGAGCTCGTGCTCGGCGGTCACGCCGGCGTGGACTTCTCCGCCGCGGATCTGATCGTGGTCTCGCCCGGCGTGCCGCCGCTGCCCGAGCTCGCCCGGGCGGAGCGAGCCGGCGTGCCCGTGATCGGCGAGATGGAGCTCGCGGCGCGCCTCATCGGCGCGCCCATCGTCGCCATCGGCGGCACCAACGGAAAGAGCACGACCACCACCCTGGTGGCGCGCATGCTCGAGGCGACCGGCAAGCGCATCTTCGCCGGGGCGAACCTCGGCGCACCCGCCTGCGACGCGGTGGAGGGTGGCTTCGACGTCGTGGTGTTCGAGGTCTCGAGCTTCCAGCTCGAGCGCGCGCCGAAGTTCTCGCCGAAGGTGAGCGTGCTGCTCAACATCAGCGAAGATCACCTGGACCGCTACTCGAGCTACCAGGAGTACGCGAACGCCAAGGGCAACGCCTTCGCGAACCAAGGCGAGGAGGACAGCGCCGTGGTCCCGGCGGGTGACGCGGCGTGTCTGGCCCAGGCGCGCCGCGGCCGCGGCAAGCTCTCGACCTTCGGCGCCGGCGGGGACTACGAGGTCCGAGGGCGCCAGGTGATCGAGCGCGCGAGCGGCGAGAGCTTCTCGCTGGTCGGCGTGGATTTGCACGGGCGCCACAACCTGGACAACGCCGCCGCCGCCATCGCTGCGGTGCGTGCCCTCGGCGTCGCGCCCGAGGCGATCGCCGCGGGCCTCGGGGCCTTCCACCCGCTCCACCACCGCATGGCGCTGGTGCGCGCCCTCGGAGGGGTGCACTTCTACGACGACTCGAAGGGCACGAACGTGGGCGCCGCGGTGACCGCGCTCGCGGGCCTGGAGGAGCCGAAGGCGGTGTTGATCGCGGGGGGGCGTGACAAGCTCGGGAGCTACGGCCCGCTGGTGGATGCGCTCGAGAAGAAGGGGCGCGCGGTGGTCGTCATCGGTGAGGCGGCCTCGCGCATCGCCGACGCGGTCGGCGCGCGTGTGCCGGTGGCACGCGCGGCCAGCATGGCGGAGGCCGTGCGCGTCGCGCGGAGCTTGGCGGAGCCCGGCGACGCCGTGCTGCTCTCGCCAGCCTGCTCCAGCTACGACATGTTCGTGGACTACGTCGATCGTGGAAACCAGTTCGCGGCGGCCGTGAGCGCCCTGGAGGAAGCATGA
- the ftsW gene encoding putative lipid II flippase FtsW yields the protein MTFLKRWLAPTERMGPVDPVLAAIVVALIGFGVVMVYSASVIEATVVFRDAQYFLKRQAVYAGASLVVIWVLSRIDYHRLRPLTYPILGGVAALLVLSVIGFGHTGGGATRWLRLGPVHVQPSEAAKLALVLWLAYSLEKKREQVKSFSVGMLPHLLMAGALMLLCLKQPDFGGAVVLLFLTFTLLFVAGARIGYLLGVAIIGGLAAAWLVRFTSYRWERMLAWFNMNEHRQDLAYQPFQAVMSFGSGQGTGLGLGKGLQVLYLPEAHTDFIAAIIGEELGFIGVLGLAATYLFIVVRGVRAALSAKEEYGSYIAFGISMLFGIQALANLAVAMAILPTKGLTLPFVSYGGSSLLVNAAAMGILLNVTRPREGAAENQRVAEGGPKPEASAMLVSEASFSEGEPKKKRAARARPEEVPS from the coding sequence ATGACGTTCCTGAAGCGGTGGCTCGCGCCGACCGAGCGCATGGGCCCGGTGGATCCGGTGCTCGCGGCGATCGTGGTGGCCCTGATCGGCTTCGGCGTGGTCATGGTCTACAGCGCCAGCGTCATCGAGGCGACGGTGGTGTTCCGCGACGCGCAGTACTTCTTGAAGCGCCAGGCCGTGTACGCCGGGGCTTCGCTGGTGGTGATCTGGGTCCTGTCGCGCATCGACTACCACCGGCTGCGCCCGCTCACGTATCCGATTCTGGGCGGCGTCGCGGCGCTGCTCGTGCTCTCGGTGATCGGCTTCGGGCACACCGGCGGAGGCGCTACGCGCTGGCTGCGCCTCGGCCCAGTCCACGTGCAGCCGTCGGAGGCCGCGAAGCTCGCGCTGGTGCTGTGGCTGGCCTACTCGCTGGAGAAGAAGCGCGAGCAGGTGAAGTCGTTCTCCGTCGGCATGCTGCCGCACCTGCTCATGGCCGGCGCGCTGATGCTGCTCTGCCTGAAGCAGCCTGACTTCGGCGGCGCGGTCGTGCTCCTGTTCTTGACCTTCACGCTCCTGTTCGTGGCCGGCGCGCGCATCGGTTACCTGCTCGGCGTCGCCATCATCGGCGGCCTCGCCGCGGCTTGGCTCGTGCGCTTCACCAGCTACCGCTGGGAGCGCATGCTGGCCTGGTTCAACATGAACGAGCACCGTCAGGATCTGGCCTACCAGCCGTTCCAGGCGGTGATGAGCTTCGGCTCGGGGCAGGGGACGGGGCTCGGGCTGGGCAAGGGGCTACAGGTCCTGTACCTGCCGGAGGCGCACACCGACTTCATCGCGGCCATCATCGGCGAGGAGCTCGGCTTCATCGGCGTCTTGGGTCTGGCCGCGACCTACCTGTTCATCGTGGTGCGCGGCGTGCGCGCGGCGCTCTCGGCCAAGGAAGAGTACGGCTCCTACATCGCCTTCGGGATCTCGATGCTGTTCGGGATCCAGGCGCTGGCCAACCTGGCGGTCGCGATGGCCATCCTGCCTACCAAGGGCCTGACCTTGCCCTTCGTCAGCTACGGCGGCTCCTCGCTCTTGGTGAACGCGGCGGCGATGGGCATCCTGCTCAACGTGACGCGCCCGCGGGAAGGCGCCGCGGAGAACCAACGTGTCGCCGAGGGCGGACCCAAGCCCGAGGCCAGCGCGATGCTGGTGTCCGAGGCCAGTTTCTCCGAAGGCGAGCCGAAGAAGAAGCGCGCCGCTCGCGCCAGGCCGGAGGAGGTGCCGTCGTGA
- a CDS encoding UDP-N-acetylmuramate--L-alanine ligase encodes MFRGRVRHVHFIGVGGIGMSGLAEILRTLEFDVSGSDMKEGENTNRLKRLGVRIDVGHRAENVKGADVIVFSSAIGAENPEMREAAARGIPIIARAEMLAELMRLKYGVAIAGSHGKTTTTSLVATVLREAGFDPTVVVGGRMAALGSNARLGAGDLLVAEADESDGSFLRLTPTIAVITNIDAEHLDFYGTHERVKTAFVEFAERVPFYGLSVLCLDHPHVQDILPQIRHRHVTYGLSPQADYAARNVRHAGLTTTFMAYRKGEPLGEFSVRMPGAHNVLNTLATIAVADELEVPLDVIKSALAGFHGVARRFTVTHEVGGVTLVDDYGHHPAEVMATLEAARKVFDQRVLVAFQPHRYSRTSHLFDEFTRAFNVADSVIIADIYAAGEKPIAGVSAESLVEAIRKHGHHAVRYVGDKAAIAETLAAEAQPGDAVIALGAGDINKILPVIADKLEARFGKGSSA; translated from the coding sequence ATGTTTAGGGGCCGCGTCCGGCACGTGCACTTCATCGGGGTCGGCGGCATCGGTATGTCCGGCCTGGCCGAGATCCTGCGCACGCTCGAGTTCGACGTGTCGGGCTCCGACATGAAGGAGGGCGAGAACACCAATCGCCTGAAACGCCTAGGGGTGCGCATCGACGTCGGGCACCGCGCCGAGAACGTGAAGGGCGCCGACGTGATCGTGTTCTCGAGCGCCATCGGGGCGGAAAACCCCGAGATGCGCGAGGCGGCGGCCCGTGGCATCCCCATCATCGCGCGCGCCGAGATGCTGGCCGAGCTGATGCGACTGAAGTACGGCGTCGCCATCGCCGGCAGCCACGGCAAGACCACCACGACCTCGCTGGTGGCCACCGTGCTGCGCGAGGCGGGCTTCGATCCCACGGTGGTGGTGGGCGGTCGCATGGCGGCCCTCGGCTCGAACGCCCGCCTGGGCGCCGGCGACCTCTTGGTGGCCGAGGCCGACGAGAGCGACGGCTCGTTCCTGCGCCTGACGCCGACCATCGCGGTCATCACCAACATAGACGCCGAGCACCTGGACTTCTACGGCACCCACGAGCGCGTGAAGACCGCCTTCGTCGAGTTCGCGGAGCGTGTGCCGTTCTACGGCCTCAGCGTGCTGTGCCTGGACCACCCGCACGTGCAGGACATCCTGCCGCAGATCCGCCACCGGCACGTGACCTACGGGCTGTCGCCGCAGGCCGACTACGCCGCGCGCAACGTCCGTCACGCCGGCCTGACCACCACCTTCATGGCGTATCGAAAGGGTGAGCCCCTCGGGGAGTTCTCGGTGCGCATGCCCGGAGCGCACAACGTGCTGAACACGCTGGCGACGATCGCCGTGGCGGACGAGCTGGAGGTGCCGCTCGACGTGATCAAGTCCGCGCTGGCCGGATTCCACGGCGTCGCGCGCCGCTTCACCGTCACGCACGAGGTCGGCGGCGTCACGCTGGTGGACGACTACGGGCACCACCCGGCGGAGGTCATGGCGACGCTGGAGGCCGCCCGCAAGGTCTTCGACCAGCGCGTGCTGGTCGCCTTCCAGCCACATCGCTACAGCCGCACTTCGCACCTGTTCGACGAGTTCACGCGCGCCTTCAACGTCGCCGACTCGGTGATCATCGCCGACATCTACGCTGCCGGCGAGAAGCCCATCGCTGGGGTGAGCGCCGAGAGCCTGGTGGAAGCCATTCGCAAGCATGGGCACCACGCCGTGCGCTACGTCGGCGACAAGGCCGCCATCGCCGAGACGCTGGCCGCGGAGGCGCAGCCTGGCGACGCCGTGATCGCGCTCGGGGCAGGGGACATCAACAAGATCTTGCCCGTCATCGCGGACAAGCTCGAGGCGCGCTTCGGAAAGGGGAGCAGCGCATGA
- a CDS encoding FtsQ-type POTRA domain-containing protein — MRAKKHGATLSAPDESGFVDGESPKPGPVAARNARGRSEPPPEGPGFFRTAWSLAKLLAGVVIVVGASGLVAWGAHRYALSSPRFAIRTIEVKGQKRKTDEQIAQVAGVKRGDNVFAVDTNKVEQKLLADPWIKQVKVARALPSTLSIELEEREVGALASIGERLYLVTKSGEPFKPIEEGDPYDLPVVSGVTAEDLGRDRARAVERIALGLEIVRHWERIPMSRVHPVQEVHLAAGGDVSLTLGKAGITVHVGKGPWRKKLLMAERVIGQMEKKGRVPGIVFADNVAHPERVVVRMR, encoded by the coding sequence ATGAGGGCGAAGAAGCACGGCGCGACGCTGTCGGCACCCGACGAGAGCGGCTTCGTGGACGGCGAGAGCCCGAAGCCCGGACCGGTCGCCGCGAGGAACGCCCGCGGGCGGAGCGAGCCGCCGCCCGAGGGGCCGGGCTTCTTCCGTACCGCGTGGTCGTTGGCCAAGCTCCTGGCCGGCGTGGTCATCGTGGTCGGGGCCTCCGGTCTGGTGGCCTGGGGTGCGCACCGCTACGCGCTGAGCTCGCCGCGCTTCGCCATCCGGACCATCGAGGTGAAGGGGCAGAAGCGCAAGACCGACGAGCAGATCGCCCAGGTCGCCGGCGTGAAGCGCGGCGACAACGTCTTCGCCGTGGATACCAACAAGGTCGAGCAGAAGCTGCTCGCCGATCCCTGGATCAAGCAGGTGAAGGTGGCGCGCGCGCTCCCGAGCACGCTCAGCATCGAGCTCGAGGAGCGCGAGGTGGGCGCACTCGCGTCCATCGGCGAGCGCCTGTACCTGGTGACGAAGTCCGGTGAGCCCTTCAAGCCCATCGAGGAGGGCGATCCGTACGACCTGCCGGTGGTGAGCGGGGTGACGGCCGAGGACCTCGGTCGGGATCGCGCGCGGGCCGTGGAGCGCATCGCGCTCGGGCTCGAGATCGTGCGCCACTGGGAGCGCATCCCGATGAGCCGCGTTCACCCGGTGCAGGAGGTGCACCTCGCGGCCGGCGGCGACGTCAGCCTCACGCTCGGCAAGGCCGGCATCACCGTGCACGTGGGCAAGGGCCCGTGGCGCAAGAAGCTCCTGATGGCGGAGCGCGTGATCGGCCAGATGGAGAAGAAGGGCCGGGTCCCCGGCATCGTGTTCGCCGACAACGTCGCCCACCCCGAGCGGGTGGTGGTGAGGATGCGATGA
- the ftsA gene encoding cell division protein FtsA — MSYSALSSPEIVVGLDLGSTKVSAVVGEVDADGITILGVGNVPCRGLRKGVISNIEWTVRSIREAIDAAQTMAGVEIRTVYAGIAGSHIRSHMSDGVCAISGREVTRSDLERVLEGARAIPVDADRMILHALPREYVVDNQDGIRDPIGMSGVRLQVRCNLVTAATSCVQNVVRCVERCNLQVADVVLEPLASADAVLSEDEKEIGVAVIDIGGGTTDLILFADGGVAHVSVIPAGGNNITSDVAAGLRTPMAEAERLKRNYGCALGRMVNDDEEIEVPGVGGHGPRRAARRLLSDIIEPRVEEIFSEARRRIEETGLLEQVSSGCVLTGGAALMEGMVECAEEILGMPVRLGFPVGVRGIVQLVQGPQYATGVGLVRYGASQLAEAYSRGGAVPIADKALPIEQADRQRNGFWSWIRAAF, encoded by the coding sequence ATGAGCTACAGCGCCCTGTCCAGCCCCGAGATCGTGGTCGGGCTCGATCTTGGATCGACCAAGGTCAGCGCCGTGGTCGGCGAGGTCGACGCCGACGGCATCACCATCCTCGGCGTCGGCAACGTGCCCTGCAGGGGACTGCGCAAGGGTGTGATCAGCAACATCGAGTGGACGGTGCGCTCGATCCGCGAGGCCATCGACGCCGCGCAGACCATGGCGGGCGTGGAGATCCGCACGGTGTACGCCGGCATCGCCGGCTCCCACATCCGCAGCCACATGTCCGACGGCGTGTGCGCCATCAGCGGTCGCGAGGTCACGCGCTCGGATCTTGAGCGGGTGCTCGAGGGCGCCCGGGCCATTCCGGTGGACGCCGATCGCATGATCCTCCACGCGCTTCCCCGCGAATACGTCGTGGACAACCAGGACGGCATCCGCGATCCCATCGGCATGAGCGGCGTGCGCCTGCAGGTGCGCTGCAACCTGGTGACCGCCGCGACCAGCTGCGTGCAGAACGTGGTCCGCTGCGTCGAGCGCTGCAACCTGCAGGTCGCCGACGTGGTGCTCGAGCCCCTGGCCAGCGCCGACGCGGTGCTGTCCGAGGACGAGAAGGAGATCGGCGTCGCCGTCATCGACATCGGCGGCGGCACCACGGACCTGATCCTGTTCGCCGACGGCGGCGTGGCCCACGTGTCGGTGATCCCGGCCGGCGGCAACAACATCACCAGCGACGTGGCGGCGGGGCTGCGCACGCCGATGGCGGAGGCGGAGCGGCTGAAGCGCAACTACGGCTGCGCCCTGGGTCGCATGGTCAACGACGACGAGGAGATCGAGGTGCCCGGCGTGGGCGGACACGGCCCGCGGCGCGCGGCCCGGCGCCTGCTCAGCGACATCATCGAGCCCCGCGTCGAGGAGATCTTCAGCGAGGCACGCCGGCGCATCGAGGAGACCGGTCTGCTCGAGCAGGTGTCGAGCGGCTGCGTGCTCACGGGCGGAGCGGCGCTCATGGAGGGCATGGTCGAGTGTGCCGAGGAGATCCTCGGCATGCCGGTGCGGCTCGGGTTCCCGGTCGGCGTGCGCGGCATCGTGCAGCTGGTGCAGGGACCCCAATACGCCACCGGCGTCGGGCTGGTGCGCTACGGCGCCTCCCAGCTGGCGGAGGCGTACTCGCGCGGCGGAGCGGTCCCCATCGCGGACAAGGCGCTGCCGATCGAGCAGGCCGACAGGCAGAGAAACGGATTCTGGAGCTGGATCAGGGCGGCGTTCTGA
- the ftsZ gene encoding cell division protein FtsZ encodes MTFSIEFADETQQYQARIKVIGVGGSGGNAVNTMIHFGLEGVEFISVNTDAQALGSNAAAQKIPIGANLTRGLGAGADPERGRKAALEDVNRLKESLEGADMVFITAGMGGGTGTGAAPIIAQIARELGALTVGVVTKPFVFEGKKRARQAEAGIAALNDHVDTLITIPNEKLMTLADEEMTFVDAFRKADEVLFQAVKGISDLITQDGIVNVDFADVRTVMNNMGRALMGTGCAKGEGRARLAAEHAITSPLLDNISVEGATGVLINIVGGPDMKMKEIQDAASLIQEQAHEDANIIFGASIDESMGDAIKVTVIATGFDSADAEIPVEIAAPTRVVASAPSRRDSVRDALREGFSSMPPSRAAHSTARPAINPDLVPAMSTRRPAALAASLQAGSSPLSSAGPEVRSRISFPASLDADADWDTPAFQRRNGG; translated from the coding sequence ATGACGTTCTCGATCGAGTTTGCCGACGAGACCCAGCAGTATCAGGCCCGCATCAAGGTGATCGGGGTCGGAGGCTCGGGAGGCAACGCAGTCAACACGATGATCCACTTCGGCCTCGAAGGCGTGGAGTTCATCAGTGTCAACACCGACGCCCAGGCCCTGGGCTCGAACGCCGCGGCGCAGAAGATCCCCATCGGGGCGAACCTGACCCGCGGGCTCGGCGCCGGCGCCGATCCGGAGCGCGGCCGCAAGGCGGCGCTCGAGGACGTGAACCGCCTGAAGGAGTCCCTGGAAGGCGCCGACATGGTCTTCATCACCGCCGGCATGGGCGGCGGCACCGGCACCGGCGCGGCCCCCATCATCGCGCAGATCGCCCGGGAGCTCGGCGCCCTGACGGTGGGCGTGGTGACCAAGCCCTTCGTGTTCGAGGGTAAGAAGCGCGCGCGTCAGGCCGAGGCCGGCATCGCCGCGCTGAACGACCACGTGGACACGCTGATCACCATCCCGAACGAGAAGCTCATGACCCTGGCCGACGAGGAGATGACCTTCGTGGACGCCTTCCGCAAGGCGGACGAGGTGCTCTTCCAGGCCGTGAAGGGCATCAGCGATCTCATCACGCAGGACGGCATCGTCAACGTGGACTTCGCCGACGTGCGCACGGTGATGAACAACATGGGCCGCGCGCTCATGGGCACCGGCTGCGCCAAGGGCGAGGGCCGAGCGCGCCTGGCCGCGGAGCACGCCATCACGTCGCCGCTGCTCGACAACATCAGCGTCGAAGGCGCCACGGGCGTCCTCATCAACATCGTCGGCGGCCCCGACATGAAGATGAAGGAGATCCAGGACGCCGCGAGCCTGATTCAGGAGCAGGCCCACGAGGACGCCAACATCATCTTCGGCGCGAGCATCGACGAGAGCATGGGCGACGCCATCAAGGTGACGGTCATCGCCACCGGCTTCGACTCCGCCGACGCGGAGATCCCCGTCGAGATCGCGGCTCCCACCCGCGTGGTCGCCTCCGCCCCGAGCCGCCGCGACTCCGTGCGCGACGCGCTGCGCGAGGGCTTCAGCAGCATGCCGCCGTCGCGCGCCGCGCACTCGACCGCGCGCCCGGCCATCAATCCCGATCTGGTTCCCGCGATGAGCACGCGCCGCCCGGCCGCGCTCGCCGCGAGCCTCCAGGCCGGAAGCTCGCCCTTGTCGAGCGCGGGCCCCGAGGTGCGCTCGCGCATCTCCTTCCCGGCATCCCTCGACGCCGATGCGGACTGGGACACTCCGGCGTTCCAGCGTCGCAACGGCGGATGA
- a CDS encoding DUF2079 domain-containing protein, which translates to MAVRFVRTLLLFAAEGASVAFFLRALRGARWLPAFVARNELSPHGRDHLISWLVVGATVPCVVLFATVAVAWRTGGRAAAAERSEQAGSAARLLAVCVVLWAVPPMLSVQAWTGRDPSFLLSAAVLVLALERSLRVTLREARRLDALDALRAWSSRIQTAVRLRSWAPHGVVALLVASFVGYMGYYTWLQHLRRQTSGFDLGYYATFFWNTLQGRPFYCPITHPRDGSYLSIHTEPAVYLLAPLYALRPDASTLVLLQAALLGLAAIPLYLIARRRLASDWRAAAVAGAFLLYPPLHAPTFSDFHFLTVSAFFVLWAAYFFFTERWPWFWVFVVMSLMCREDVPLGGIGLGLALLIAGHRARVGAALFVLSAAYFVVVKFVIMPKYGDASFVYIYEKLVAPGEVGFKGVLETLLTNPLFVFSTILFPEKIPYVLHVFTPLAFLPLRDKRFLFLLFPGAFVTLLSTGYMPVVEIRFQYVTHFTPYVFLAAILALERLGKRRGPIARDSALGALMFGTLLCTHQFGALQRENFTSGGGRVRFDLTRQHLENLRNLREIARTIPPDASVAATEHDTPHLAQREYLFTLKYEHQGADYLLYSHDDLDFGAARRIVTDELQSGRFGFHAERPNFVVLRRGAPLDRNAELLQLLAGRQ; encoded by the coding sequence ATGGCCGTACGCTTCGTGCGCACGCTCCTGCTCTTCGCGGCCGAGGGCGCCAGCGTCGCCTTCTTCCTGCGGGCGCTGCGGGGCGCTCGATGGCTACCAGCGTTCGTGGCGAGGAACGAGCTCTCCCCACACGGTCGCGATCACCTCATCTCGTGGCTGGTCGTAGGCGCGACCGTCCCGTGCGTGGTGTTGTTCGCCACGGTGGCCGTCGCGTGGCGCACCGGCGGACGCGCTGCCGCCGCCGAACGCAGCGAGCAGGCCGGCAGCGCGGCGCGCCTTCTCGCGGTCTGCGTCGTCTTGTGGGCCGTGCCACCCATGCTCTCGGTCCAGGCGTGGACCGGCCGCGACCCCTCGTTCTTGCTGAGCGCAGCCGTGCTGGTGCTGGCGCTCGAGCGCTCGCTGCGCGTGACGCTGCGCGAGGCGCGGCGCCTCGACGCGCTGGACGCGCTCCGAGCGTGGTCCTCGCGCATCCAGACCGCCGTGAGGCTCCGCTCGTGGGCGCCTCACGGGGTGGTGGCCCTCCTGGTCGCGAGCTTCGTTGGCTACATGGGCTACTACACCTGGCTCCAACACCTGCGCCGCCAGACCTCCGGCTTCGACCTCGGCTACTACGCGACGTTCTTCTGGAACACGCTTCAAGGCCGCCCCTTTTACTGCCCGATCACGCACCCGCGCGACGGCTCCTACCTCTCGATCCACACCGAGCCAGCGGTCTACTTGCTGGCTCCGCTCTACGCGCTCCGCCCGGATGCCTCGACGTTGGTGCTCTTGCAGGCGGCCCTTCTTGGTCTGGCCGCTATTCCGCTCTACCTGATCGCGCGGCGGCGCCTTGCGAGCGACTGGAGGGCGGCAGCGGTTGCCGGCGCCTTTCTCCTCTATCCTCCGCTCCACGCGCCAACCTTCAGCGACTTCCACTTCCTGACCGTCTCCGCCTTCTTCGTCCTCTGGGCCGCCTACTTCTTTTTCACGGAGCGGTGGCCGTGGTTCTGGGTCTTCGTCGTGATGTCGTTGATGTGCCGCGAGGACGTCCCCCTCGGTGGCATCGGCTTGGGCTTGGCGCTGCTCATCGCAGGCCATCGCGCGCGGGTCGGGGCGGCGCTCTTCGTGCTCTCGGCGGCGTACTTCGTGGTGGTCAAGTTCGTGATCATGCCCAAGTACGGCGACGCTTCGTTCGTCTACATCTACGAGAAGCTCGTCGCGCCAGGCGAGGTCGGGTTCAAGGGTGTGCTCGAGACCCTGCTGACCAATCCGCTCTTCGTCTTCTCCACCATCCTCTTCCCCGAGAAGATCCCCTACGTCCTGCACGTTTTCACGCCGCTCGCCTTCTTGCCCCTGCGCGACAAGCGCTTCCTCTTCCTGTTGTTTCCGGGCGCGTTCGTCACCCTGCTCTCCACCGGCTACATGCCGGTCGTCGAGATCCGCTTCCAGTACGTCACTCACTTCACCCCGTACGTCTTCCTCGCGGCGATCTTGGCTCTCGAGCGTCTCGGCAAGCGACGTGGTCCCATCGCGAGGGACTCGGCGCTCGGCGCGCTGATGTTCGGGACCCTGCTTTGCACGCACCAGTTTGGCGCCCTGCAGCGCGAGAATTTCACCTCCGGCGGCGGGCGAGTCCGCTTCGACCTCACCCGCCAGCACCTCGAAAACCTCAGGAACCTGCGTGAGATCGCCAGGACCATCCCGCCCGACGCCAGCGTCGCCGCGACGGAGCACGACACTCCCCACCTCGCGCAGCGCGAGTACTTGTTCACCCTCAAGTACGAGCACCAGGGCGCTGACTACCTGCTGTACTCCCACGACGACCTCGACTTCGGGGCGGCGCGCCGCATCGTGACGGACGAGCTCCAGAGCGGCCGCTTCGGCTTCCACGCGGAGCGCCCGAACTTCGTGGTCCTGCGTCGCGGAGCGCCGCTCGACCGTAACGCGGAGCTCCTCCAGCTCCTCGCTGGGCGCCAATAA